Proteins encoded together in one Thermococcus barophilus MP window:
- a CDS encoding type II toxin-antitoxin system VapC family toxin — MIVLDANILIDALFEKNEERRNLALDLFQAIKGKTVYVPRIFIVEVVSIAKRLGIGLSLEELFTLVERFNIKEENEIFNLAVYIAENVHPRAVDSYYIATAILTGSIVISNDKTLVKNCKKAGIKAFYLVEEHKEALNYLNKYIRS; from the coding sequence ATGATTGTGCTCGATGCTAATATTTTAATTGATGCTCTCTTTGAAAAGAACGAGGAAAGACGAAATCTCGCTCTAGATCTCTTTCAAGCTATCAAGGGAAAAACAGTATATGTCCCAAGAATCTTTATTGTTGAAGTGGTTTCGATTGCAAAAAGACTTGGAATAGGACTGAGCTTAGAAGAGCTGTTCACATTGGTGGAAAGATTTAACATCAAGGAGGAGAATGAAATTTTTAATTTGGCAGTTTATATAGCAGAAAATGTTCATCCCAGAGCTGTTGATTCGTATTATATTGCAACTGCCATCTTGACTGGTAGTATTGTTATTTCAAATGATAAAACATTAGTAAAGAACTGCAAAAAGGCAGGTATAAAAGCATTCTACTTGGTTGAAGAGCACAAAGAGGCTTTAAATTACCTCAACAAATATATTCGATCATAA
- the taw3 gene encoding tRNA(Phe) 7-((3-amino-3-carboxypropyl)-4-demethylwyosine(37)-N(4))-methyltransferase Taw3 produces the protein MFLYEKNFELQKRKAMESLSEALDKGLVDEDIIPLLEKINSLPNYFTTSSCSGRIAVMQMPEFGDKVNAEWLGKWHREVSPEEVLTAVKKHNSGMLWFMLHSPIIHVSAKTLEDAVELLNLAVNCGFKHSNIKSISHKKLVVEIRSTERMDVPLGENGALWVSEEYIAKIVNLANAQLRRAKEKLRKLEGEIEIRL, from the coding sequence ATGTTCCTCTACGAGAAGAACTTTGAACTCCAAAAGCGAAAAGCAATGGAAAGTCTGAGCGAAGCCTTAGATAAGGGGTTAGTCGATGAGGACATAATTCCTCTTTTAGAAAAAATAAACTCCCTTCCAAACTACTTCACAACATCTTCATGCTCTGGAAGAATAGCGGTAATGCAGATGCCAGAGTTTGGAGATAAGGTTAACGCTGAATGGCTTGGCAAGTGGCACAGAGAGGTTTCTCCTGAAGAAGTCTTAACAGCGGTCAAGAAGCACAACTCTGGGATGCTCTGGTTCATGCTTCACAGCCCGATAATTCACGTTTCTGCCAAAACACTGGAAGATGCTGTTGAGCTTTTAAATTTAGCTGTGAATTGCGGGTTCAAGCATTCAAACATCAAGAGCATCAGCCACAAGAAGCTTGTAGTTGAAATACGCTCGACAGAAAGAATGGACGTTCCCTTAGGAGAAAATGGTGCCCTTTGGGTGAGTGAAGAATACATTGCGAAGATAGTTAACTTAGCCAACGCCCAGCTGAGAAGAGCCAAGGAAAAGCTGAGGAAGCTTGAGGGAGAGATTGAAATAAGATTATGA
- a CDS encoding AAA family ATPase produces the protein MENPFIFGEPAKGEKFIDRKRELERLRNYIINARNVIIYSPRRFGKTSLILKVLEELKGDIIPIFIDCYSVTSEKDLASRLTKKVLQHYKGKEIWYAVKKLFQNITPKITIETTPSVQIEISYEGVENWEEALDLPQKLALDKGKRVVVVFDEFQELAKFDNLLKLLRSRFQHHDKVSYIFIGSKRHLMEWIFKSKESPFYNFGAHITLKEIPKKEFEIYIQDAFKRGNIKIKEHVVDLILSLTRCHPYYTQRLCFELWYVGTLKKVVDEKDVEKTLSELISDLEDSYLLIWESLTPNQRKALLAVAKGEEDLFSGEFLRKYDFKSPASVQSALRKLVEKELVTKIGEAYKVSDVFMEYWLKKRFLEE, from the coding sequence ATGGAGAATCCATTTATATTTGGAGAACCCGCTAAAGGTGAGAAATTCATAGATCGAAAAAGAGAGCTTGAGAGGCTTAGGAATTACATCATAAATGCAAGAAATGTGATCATATATTCGCCAAGAAGATTTGGCAAAACATCTCTCATATTGAAGGTGCTTGAAGAACTGAAAGGGGATATAATTCCCATTTTTATTGATTGTTATTCAGTAACCTCTGAAAAAGACCTTGCAAGCAGGCTTACAAAAAAAGTTCTCCAGCATTACAAGGGAAAGGAGATATGGTATGCTGTAAAGAAGCTATTCCAAAATATAACCCCAAAAATTACAATTGAAACGACACCCAGCGTACAAATTGAAATCAGTTATGAAGGTGTTGAAAATTGGGAGGAAGCGTTAGATTTACCCCAGAAGTTGGCGTTAGACAAAGGTAAGAGGGTTGTTGTAGTTTTTGATGAATTTCAGGAACTTGCAAAATTTGATAATTTGCTTAAACTCCTGCGGTCAAGATTTCAGCATCACGATAAAGTCAGCTACATCTTTATTGGAAGCAAAAGGCACTTAATGGAATGGATATTTAAGTCAAAGGAAAGTCCGTTTTATAATTTCGGTGCGCACATTACTCTCAAGGAGATACCTAAGAAGGAATTTGAGATATACATCCAGGATGCATTTAAAAGAGGGAATATTAAAATTAAAGAGCATGTTGTGGATTTGATACTCTCTTTGACACGATGCCACCCATATTACACACAAAGACTTTGCTTTGAGCTTTGGTATGTTGGAACGCTTAAAAAGGTGGTGGACGAAAAAGATGTGGAAAAAACCTTAAGTGAGCTTATATCAGATTTAGAAGATTCTTATCTACTAATTTGGGAGTCTTTGACTCCGAACCAAAGAAAAGCTCTACTCGCAGTAGCCAAAGGAGAAGAAGACCTATTTTCAGGAGAATTCTTACGTAAATATGACTTTAAAAGCCCAGCAAGTGTACAATCTGCCTTGAGAAAGCTTGTGGAAAAGGAGTTAGTTACCAAAATTGGAGAGGCATACAAGGTATCAGACGTTTTCATGGAGTACTGGTTGAAAAAACGGTTCCTTGAAGAATAG
- a CDS encoding IGHMBP2 family helicase, with amino-acid sequence MNIVRYINHLKELVELEREAEIEAMREEMRKLTGYEREKVGRAVLGLNGKIIGEEFGYKLVKYGRKQEIKTEISVGDLVVISRGNPLASDLIGTVTEKGKRFLVVALETVPSWALRNVRIDLYANDVTFKRQMENLERLSKSGKQALRFALGLEKPKESVEVEFKPFDKQLNESQRKAVSFALGGEDFFLIHGPFGTGKTRTLAEVILQEVKRGKKVLATAESNVAVDNLVERLWGKVKLVRLGHPSRVSKHLKESTLAYQVETHEKFRRVKELRSKAERLAMLRDQCTKPTPQWRRGLTDRQILRLAERGIGARGIPARVVKSMAQWIAFNEKVQKLYDEAKKLEEEIIREVISKADVVLSTNSSAALDFIKDINFDVAVVDEASQATIPSVLIPIAKAKKFILAGDHKQLPPTILSEEAKELSETLFEKLIKLYPSKAKMLEIQYRMNERLMEFPSREFYNGRIKAYDGVKNITLLDLGIRVFHFGEPWDSILNPKEPLVFVDTSKHPEKWERQRKGSLSRENPLEAKLVKEIVKRLLRMGIRPESIGVITPYDDQRDLISSLIENDEIEVKTVDGYQGREKEVIILSFVRSNKKGELGFLTDLRRLNVSLTRAKRKLIAIGDSETLGAHPTYKRFVEFVKKKGAFIPFA; translated from the coding sequence ATGAACATAGTTCGATACATTAACCATCTCAAAGAGCTTGTTGAGCTTGAGCGAGAGGCAGAGATAGAGGCTATGCGAGAGGAGATGAGAAAGCTAACTGGCTATGAGAGAGAAAAAGTGGGAAGAGCTGTTCTTGGCTTAAATGGAAAAATCATCGGCGAAGAGTTTGGATACAAACTCGTTAAATACGGCAGAAAGCAGGAGATAAAGACTGAAATCAGCGTTGGAGATTTGGTTGTGATAAGCAGGGGAAATCCTTTGGCAAGTGATTTAATTGGGACTGTTACTGAAAAGGGAAAGCGCTTTCTTGTCGTTGCCCTTGAGACTGTTCCTTCTTGGGCGTTAAGAAACGTTAGAATCGACCTCTATGCCAATGATGTAACCTTCAAGAGGCAGATGGAAAACCTTGAAAGGCTCAGCAAAAGCGGAAAGCAGGCATTAAGATTCGCTCTTGGATTAGAAAAGCCCAAAGAAAGTGTTGAGGTTGAATTTAAACCATTTGATAAGCAGCTAAACGAAAGCCAAAGGAAGGCTGTAAGCTTCGCTTTGGGGGGCGAAGACTTCTTCCTGATACACGGCCCCTTCGGCACTGGAAAGACAAGAACACTTGCTGAAGTTATTCTTCAAGAAGTAAAAAGAGGGAAGAAAGTTCTGGCGACTGCAGAGAGCAACGTAGCCGTTGATAACTTAGTCGAGCGCTTATGGGGAAAAGTTAAGCTCGTTCGCTTGGGACATCCTTCCAGGGTATCAAAGCACCTAAAGGAATCAACACTGGCTTATCAGGTTGAAACCCACGAGAAGTTTAGGAGGGTGAAAGAGCTTAGGAGCAAGGCTGAAAGGTTGGCAATGCTCAGAGATCAGTGTACAAAACCAACACCTCAATGGCGGAGAGGTCTTACAGATAGGCAAATTCTAAGGCTCGCAGAGAGAGGAATAGGAGCAAGAGGAATTCCAGCAAGAGTTGTGAAATCAATGGCCCAATGGATAGCATTTAACGAGAAAGTTCAAAAGCTGTATGATGAAGCCAAAAAGCTTGAGGAAGAAATAATAAGGGAGGTAATATCAAAAGCAGATGTTGTTTTAAGCACAAACTCTTCAGCGGCTCTTGATTTCATAAAGGATATTAACTTTGATGTCGCTGTTGTGGATGAAGCTTCGCAGGCAACAATTCCAAGCGTTTTAATCCCAATAGCAAAAGCCAAAAAATTCATCTTAGCTGGGGATCATAAGCAATTACCCCCAACGATTTTGAGTGAGGAAGCAAAGGAACTCAGCGAAACGCTCTTTGAAAAGCTTATTAAACTTTACCCATCAAAGGCAAAGATGCTTGAAATCCAGTACAGAATGAATGAAAGACTCATGGAGTTCCCAAGCAGAGAATTTTACAATGGAAGAATTAAGGCTTATGATGGCGTTAAAAACATAACTCTGCTCGATTTGGGCATTAGGGTTTTCCATTTTGGAGAGCCCTGGGATTCCATCTTAAATCCAAAAGAACCCTTAGTCTTTGTTGACACATCCAAACATCCGGAAAAGTGGGAAAGGCAGAGGAAAGGTTCGCTTTCAAGGGAGAATCCGCTGGAAGCAAAGCTCGTTAAGGAGATAGTAAAAAGATTGTTAAGAATGGGTATTAGGCCAGAGTCAATTGGAGTTATAACGCCTTATGATGACCAGAGAGATTTAATAAGCTCACTCATAGAAAACGATGAAATTGAAGTAAAAACCGTTGACGGGTATCAGGGGAGGGAGAAAGAAGTTATTATTCTTTCATTCGTTCGCTCCAATAAAAAGGGCGAGCTTGGATTTTTAACTGATTTGAGAAGGCTAAACGTTTCTCTAACAAGGGCAAAGCGCAAGTTGATAGCTATTGGAGACAGCGAAACTTTGGGTGCACATCCAACTTACAAGAGGTTTGTGGAGTTTGTAAAGAAAAAGGGAGCATTCATACCCTTTGCTTAA
- a CDS encoding ribbon-helix-helix domain-containing protein, whose protein sequence is MGEDERKYTTVSIPKPLYEKIKKRIEGTGFTSVSDYVTYVLREVLASLEEEEKEEVFSEEEEEKVKERLRALGYLD, encoded by the coding sequence ATGGGAGAGGATGAAAGAAAATACACAACAGTCTCAATTCCGAAGCCCCTCTATGAGAAGATAAAGAAGAGAATTGAGGGAACAGGCTTTACATCAGTCTCTGACTACGTTACATATGTTCTGAGGGAAGTGCTGGCAAGCTTGGAGGAAGAGGAGAAGGAAGAGGTCTTCAGTGAAGAGGAGGAGGAAAAGGTTAAGGAAAGACTTAGGGCTCTCGGCTATCTCGACTGA
- the sat gene encoding sulfate adenylyltransferase — protein sequence MVSKPHGGKLVRRIAAPKTRERIIGEQREYPKAEVDHGRAIDLENIAHGIYSPLKGFLTSDDFQSVLDHMRLSDDTPWTIPIVLDVEKPEFEEGDAILLYYDDLPIARMHVEEIYTYDKKEFAQKVFKTTDPNHPGVAKVYGMGKYLVGGEIELLNELPNPFAKYTLRPVETRVLFKERGWKTIVAFQTRNVPHMGHEYVQKAALTFVDGLFINPVLGKKKRGDYRDEVIIKAYEVLFKHYYPRDAATLATVRYEMRYAGPREAIHHAIMRKNFGATHFIVGRDHAGVGDYYGPYEAWDLFDEFPDLGITPMFIREAFYCKRCGGMVNAKICPHSEEFHVRISGTKLRKMIMSGEKPPEYMMRPEVYEVIRSFENPFVE from the coding sequence ATGGTTTCTAAGCCACATGGTGGGAAATTAGTTAGGAGAATAGCTGCTCCAAAAACGAGGGAAAGAATCATAGGCGAGCAGAGGGAATATCCGAAGGCTGAAGTTGACCACGGAAGAGCAATTGACCTTGAAAATATAGCCCATGGTATTTATTCCCCACTTAAGGGCTTTTTAACGAGCGATGATTTTCAATCTGTTTTGGATCATATGAGGCTTAGCGATGACACCCCATGGACAATCCCGATTGTTCTTGACGTGGAAAAGCCTGAATTTGAAGAGGGTGATGCAATTCTGCTTTACTATGATGATCTGCCTATAGCGAGGATGCATGTTGAGGAGATTTATACCTACGATAAGAAAGAATTCGCCCAGAAGGTTTTCAAAACAACTGACCCCAATCATCCTGGGGTTGCTAAGGTCTATGGGATGGGCAAATATTTAGTTGGCGGCGAGATTGAGCTTTTGAACGAGCTGCCAAATCCTTTTGCGAAGTACACCCTCAGGCCAGTTGAGACAAGGGTTCTGTTTAAGGAGAGGGGATGGAAGACAATAGTTGCCTTCCAGACAAGGAACGTTCCCCACATGGGGCATGAGTACGTTCAAAAAGCTGCGCTGACTTTCGTCGATGGTCTATTCATAAACCCTGTCTTAGGAAAGAAGAAGAGAGGAGATTATAGGGATGAGGTAATCATCAAAGCCTATGAGGTTCTGTTCAAGCACTACTACCCAAGGGATGCAGCAACACTCGCAACCGTCAGGTATGAAATGAGATATGCTGGACCGAGAGAGGCAATACACCATGCAATCATGAGGAAGAACTTTGGGGCGACGCACTTCATAGTTGGAAGGGATCATGCTGGGGTAGGTGACTACTATGGGCCATATGAAGCATGGGATCTGTTCGATGAGTTTCCGGATTTGGGCATAACCCCGATGTTCATACGAGAGGCTTTTTACTGCAAAAGATGCGGCGGAATGGTCAACGCTAAAATCTGCCCGCACAGCGAGGAGTTCCACGTGAGGATAAGCGGAACAAAGCTCAGGAAGATGATAATGAGCGGTGAAAAGCCTCCTGAATATATGATGAGGCCAGAAGTTTACGAGGTCATAAGGAGCTTTGAAAATCCATTCGTGGAGTGA
- a CDS encoding sugar phosphate nucleotidyltransferase yields the protein MKVLIMAGGYATRLWPITKDNPKALLPLGDRYIIDYILEKTKELGLEVYVSTNRFFAKYFEEWSRDKDVELLVEDTFHEEEKLGTIGALQEAISKLGLDDYLIIAGDNLFSFSLKDFLDKYNGKTLIAVYDVGDFELAKRYGVVLLEGDKVIDFEEKPVKPKSTLISTGVYVFPREIMGVIPQYLEEGNKDSPGYFIQWLLSKGTEIYAYKFDEYWYDIGSADSYLEALKTLLRESYIEEIQISPYAKIISPVVIKRGAKILGRSIIGPYAYIGEGCVVENSDISDSIIFKNTIIRNSTIWRSIIDEKCEIRNLELKKSLVGGHAKIQRGD from the coding sequence ATGAAAGTTTTGATAATGGCTGGCGGTTATGCTACTCGTCTGTGGCCCATTACAAAGGATAATCCAAAAGCACTGCTTCCTCTGGGAGACAGGTACATCATAGACTACATCCTTGAAAAAACAAAGGAGCTGGGCTTAGAGGTTTATGTATCAACCAACAGATTCTTTGCGAAGTACTTTGAGGAGTGGAGCAGGGATAAGGATGTCGAGCTCTTGGTTGAAGATACATTTCACGAAGAGGAGAAGCTCGGCACCATTGGAGCCCTACAAGAAGCGATAAGCAAGCTCGGTTTGGATGATTATCTCATCATCGCTGGAGATAATCTATTCTCCTTCAGCTTGAAGGACTTCTTGGACAAATACAATGGAAAAACGCTGATAGCTGTCTATGATGTTGGTGACTTCGAGCTTGCGAAGAGGTATGGTGTTGTTCTTCTTGAGGGAGATAAGGTGATTGATTTTGAAGAAAAACCAGTAAAGCCCAAATCAACCCTCATAAGCACTGGAGTCTATGTATTTCCAAGAGAGATAATGGGAGTGATACCCCAGTACTTGGAAGAGGGCAACAAAGACTCTCCAGGCTACTTTATTCAGTGGCTCCTATCTAAAGGGACTGAGATTTATGCATACAAATTCGATGAGTACTGGTATGACATCGGAAGTGCGGACAGCTATCTTGAGGCTTTGAAGACCCTTTTGAGGGAGAGCTACATTGAGGAGATACAGATAAGCCCTTATGCGAAAATTATTTCCCCTGTTGTTATAAAGAGGGGAGCAAAGATCCTTGGAAGGTCAATAATTGGGCCATATGCCTACATTGGTGAGGGATGTGTTGTTGAGAATTCTGACATAAGCGACTCAATAATTTTTAAAAACACCATAATAAGGAATTCAACAATCTGGCGTTCGATCATTGATGAGAAGTGTGAGATAAGGAATTTAGAGCTTAAGAAGAGCTTAGTCGGTGGGCATGCGAAGATACAAAGGGGAGACTAA
- a CDS encoding antitoxin AF2212-like protein, with protein sequence MEVIEAIYEDGILKPLKKLNLKEKEKVILVIREKVIDDDFITLIEELSKKVPKVENASKLLEEERK encoded by the coding sequence ATGGAAGTTATTGAAGCTATTTATGAGGACGGTATTTTGAAACCACTGAAGAAACTCAATCTTAAGGAGAAGGAAAAGGTAATCCTTGTAATTAGGGAGAAGGTCATTGATGATGATTTCATTACCCTCATTGAAGAGCTCAGCAAGAAGGTTCCAAAAGTTGAAAATGCATCTAAACTTCTGGAGGAAGAAAGGAAATGA